The Chiloscyllium plagiosum isolate BGI_BamShark_2017 chromosome 28, ASM401019v2, whole genome shotgun sequence genome includes a region encoding these proteins:
- the LOC122563971 gene encoding ceramide synthase-like, with translation MWYLLALGCLFFPSLFILTRRFLQKNFPSLTDVDTVNISVRFVSSVQAVMATFAGFIITSSCKHVMKDRHWISTNYVVFAAPYMAYDIYAMYLSHWFKHKAKHHNGLKSSSTNNVIDFLKKNFLMVLHHLALLLVCFPIIVYYRKGLGDFFLGCMFMAELSTPFVSFAKILKRFRKQNTLLYKVNGVILLVTFFLCRILVFPYMYWAYGKQYGIPAHLVPFHIPLHCTLGNAMLVAPQVYWLSLIIGKAGKTVKME, from the exons ATGTGGTACCTCCTTGCACTGGGCTGCCTTTTCTTCCCCTCTCTGTTCATCCTCACCCGGAGATTCTTGCAGAAAAACTTTCCCAGCTTAACAGATGTGGACACTGTCAATATCAGCGTCAG ATTTGTTTCCTCCGTGCAAGCTGTGATGGCAACGTTTGCTGGTTTCATCATCACTTCCTCCTGCAAGCATGTGATGAAAGATAG GCATTGGATTTCCACAAACTACGTGGTGTTTGCTGCACCTTACATGGCTTACGATATTTATGCCATGTACCTATCTCACTGGTTCAAGCACAAGGCAAAACATCACAACGGATTAAAGAGTTCATCCACTAACAATGTGATAGACTTTCTGAAGAAAAACTTCCTGATGGTGCTGCATCATCTCGCACTGTTACTTGTCTGCTTCCCCATTATTGTG TATTACAGAAAGGGCCTTGGAGACTTCTTCCTGGGATGTATGTTCATGGCTGAACTGAGTACACCATTTGTCTCATTTGCGAAAATACTCAAACGG TTCAGAAAGCAGAACACATTGCTCTACAAGGTCAACGGTGTCATCTTGCTGGTGACATTCTTCCTCTGCCGTATCCTCGTGTTCCCCTACATGTACTGGGCCTATGGCAAGCAGTATGGGATTCCGGCCCACCTTGTCCCTTTCCACATCCCCCTGCACTGCACCTTGGGGAACGCCATGCTGGTGGCTCCTCAGGTTTACTGGCTCAGTCTGATCATTGGGAAGGCAGGGAAGACTGTGAAGATGGAATGA